Within bacterium, the genomic segment ATCGTCGGCCGGCTCGGTGAGCTGTTCGCCGGCAAGGTGCGCCTCGACGCCGCGACCCTCGACGAGATCGAGGCGCTGCTGATCTCGGCGGACCTCGGGGTCAAGGCCAGCACGCGCATCGTCCAGTCCATCGAGAAGCGCCTGAAGGAGACCGGCGGCGAGGCCACGCTCGAGGGCGTCACCCAGGTGATCCGCGCGGACATCGCCGCGATCCTGCGCGAGGCGCAGACCAGCGTGAAGGTGCGCAGCTGGGACGAGGCCGGCGAGGCGCCGGCGCGCGGGCGCAAGGCCCGGGCGGCCCGGACCGCACAGGCGCCGGCGGCG encodes:
- a CDS encoding signal recognition particle receptor subunit alpha — protein: MFGAIDRLRQGLRKTRDSIVGRLGELFAGKVRLDAATLDEIEALLISADLGVKASTRIVQSIEKRLKETGGEATLEGVTQVIRADIAAILREAQTSVKVRSWDEAGEAPARGRKARAARTAQAPAA